In Isoptericola jiangsuensis, the following proteins share a genomic window:
- a CDS encoding OsmC family peroxiredoxin: MPVRTARTAWNGTLMEGSGQLELTSSGTGTFDVSFPRRAADEAEGVTSPEELIAAAHSSCYAMAFSGELGKVGGTPEQVEVTADVTLGADSSGAPQITTIALTVRGYASGVDEAAFRTAADAAKAGCPVSKALTGVGEITLDVTWEG, from the coding sequence ATGCCCGTCCGTACCGCCCGCACCGCCTGGAACGGCACCCTCATGGAAGGCTCCGGCCAGCTCGAGCTCACCAGCTCCGGCACCGGCACCTTCGACGTGTCGTTCCCGCGCCGCGCCGCCGACGAGGCGGAGGGCGTCACCAGCCCGGAGGAGCTCATCGCCGCCGCGCACTCGTCGTGCTACGCCATGGCGTTCTCCGGCGAGCTCGGCAAGGTCGGTGGCACCCCCGAGCAGGTCGAGGTGACCGCCGACGTCACCCTCGGTGCCGACTCGTCCGGCGCCCCGCAGATCACCACCATCGCCCTCACCGTCCGCGGCTACGCCTCCGGTGTCGACGAGGCGGCGTTCCGCACCGCGGCCGACGCCGCGAAGGCCGGCTGCCCCGTGTCCAAGGCCCTCACCGGCGTCGGCGAGATCACGCTCGACGTCACCTGGGAGGGCTGA
- a CDS encoding FAD-binding and (Fe-S)-binding domain-containing protein: MQAAALAAQQEAEREARRAAADAREAVATALRTVVAGAVDTTTRRRAEYSTDASNYRVVPEVVVYPTSPDDVVAALDVLRELRVPVTARGAGTSVAGNSIGPGAVLDFSKHLHTVHGVDAEARTAVVDPGVVMSSLQRVAAPHGLRFGPDPSTQNRATLGGMIGNNACGPHAVAYGRTADNVVALDVVDGRGRRFTAGRGDASFAAVPGLAELVRANLALIRTEFGRFGRQVSGYSLEHLLPENGSDLAKMLVGTEGTLVTLLGATLELVPVPKAPTLVVLGYADMPSAADDVPVLLRHDPLAIEGLDARLVDVVRRAKGADSVPDLPEGAGWLMIEVGGTSPGEAREVAEMIVGASSALGAAIYPAGPEATKMWQIRADGAGLAGRTPSGEQAWPGWEDSAVPPERLGDYLRDLDALMARYGVDGLPYGHFGDGCVHLRIDIPMETSGSVLRTFMTDAAELVGRYGGSLSGEHGDGRARSELLPVMYSPEAIALMGQVKALFDPDDVLNPGVLVRPAAVDADLRRPAAHAVSSRLPVGERGLVGSGTLRGVAKKAGYAGFSFAHDHHDLTTAVHRCVGVGKCRADNHAAGGFMCPSYQATKDEKDVTRGRARVLQEAVNGTLVGGLAAPEVRDSLDLCLSCKACSSDCPAGVDMAQYKSEVLHRTYRGKLRPMDHYALGWLPRWARLAGLAPRTLNRVLSVDWVRRAVLWAGGMDTRRQMPQFAEMPFRRWWGLGYATQGVPGMAHRQEPGTPPGTGRPKVVLWTDSFSDSLAPSVPKAALKVLDAAGYDVIVPDRQACCGLTWISTGQLDGARRRLGDLLSVLGPYAVNGIPILGLEPSCTAVLRSDLQDLFPDDPRAAAVGRATRTLAELLTDPATAPAKGSGWTVPDLSDVTAVVQPHCHQHSVMGFQADRALLAGAGATVTELAGCCGLAGNFGMQKGHYETSVAVAENALLPALRARGEDEAYIADGFSCRTQALQLEGVEGKALVEVLAERL, from the coding sequence GTGCAGGCGGCGGCGCTCGCGGCGCAGCAGGAGGCGGAGCGCGAGGCGCGCCGGGCGGCGGCCGACGCCCGTGAGGCGGTCGCGACGGCGCTGCGCACGGTGGTCGCCGGGGCGGTGGACACGACGACGCGCCGCCGGGCGGAGTACTCGACGGACGCGTCGAACTACCGGGTGGTGCCGGAGGTCGTGGTGTACCCGACGTCGCCGGACGACGTCGTGGCGGCCCTGGACGTGCTGCGGGAGCTGAGGGTGCCGGTGACGGCGCGCGGGGCGGGCACGTCGGTGGCGGGCAACTCGATCGGGCCGGGTGCGGTGCTGGACTTCTCGAAGCACCTGCACACGGTGCACGGGGTGGACGCCGAGGCGCGGACGGCCGTGGTGGACCCGGGGGTGGTGATGTCGTCGTTGCAGCGGGTCGCGGCGCCGCACGGGCTGCGGTTCGGGCCGGACCCGTCGACGCAGAACCGGGCGACGCTGGGCGGCATGATCGGCAACAACGCGTGCGGCCCGCACGCGGTGGCGTACGGCCGCACGGCGGACAACGTGGTGGCCCTCGACGTGGTGGACGGCCGGGGCCGCCGGTTCACGGCGGGCAGGGGGGACGCGTCGTTCGCGGCGGTACCGGGGCTGGCGGAGCTGGTGCGGGCGAACCTGGCGCTGATCCGCACGGAGTTCGGCCGGTTCGGCCGGCAGGTGTCGGGGTACTCGTTGGAGCACCTGCTGCCGGAGAACGGGTCGGACCTCGCGAAGATGCTGGTGGGCACCGAGGGCACGCTGGTGACGCTGCTGGGGGCGACGCTGGAGCTGGTGCCGGTGCCGAAGGCGCCGACGCTGGTCGTGCTGGGGTACGCGGACATGCCGTCGGCCGCGGACGACGTGCCGGTGCTGCTGCGCCACGACCCGTTGGCGATCGAGGGCCTGGACGCCCGCCTGGTGGACGTGGTGCGCCGGGCGAAGGGCGCGGACTCGGTGCCGGACCTGCCCGAGGGGGCGGGCTGGCTGATGATCGAGGTCGGCGGGACGTCGCCGGGCGAGGCGCGCGAGGTCGCGGAGATGATCGTGGGCGCGTCGTCGGCGCTGGGCGCGGCCATCTACCCGGCGGGCCCCGAGGCGACGAAGATGTGGCAGATCCGCGCGGACGGCGCGGGCCTGGCGGGCCGGACGCCGTCGGGCGAGCAGGCGTGGCCGGGCTGGGAGGACTCCGCGGTCCCGCCGGAGAGGCTGGGCGACTACCTGCGCGACCTGGACGCGCTGATGGCGCGGTACGGCGTGGACGGCCTGCCGTACGGGCACTTCGGGGACGGCTGCGTGCACCTGCGCATCGACATCCCGATGGAGACGTCGGGGTCGGTGCTGCGCACGTTCATGACGGACGCGGCGGAGCTGGTGGGCCGGTACGGCGGCTCGCTGTCGGGCGAGCACGGCGACGGCCGGGCGCGGTCCGAGCTGCTGCCGGTGATGTACTCGCCGGAGGCGATCGCGCTGATGGGTCAGGTCAAGGCGCTGTTCGACCCGGACGACGTCCTCAACCCGGGGGTCCTGGTGCGCCCGGCGGCGGTGGACGCGGACCTGCGGCGTCCGGCGGCGCACGCGGTGTCGTCGCGCCTGCCGGTGGGGGAGCGGGGCCTGGTCGGGTCGGGCACGCTGCGCGGTGTCGCGAAGAAGGCGGGCTACGCGGGGTTCAGCTTCGCGCACGACCACCACGACCTGACGACGGCGGTGCACCGGTGCGTCGGCGTCGGCAAGTGCCGCGCGGACAACCATGCCGCGGGCGGGTTCATGTGCCCGTCGTACCAGGCGACGAAGGACGAGAAGGACGTGACCCGCGGGCGGGCGCGCGTGCTCCAGGAGGCGGTGAACGGGACACTCGTGGGCGGTCTCGCGGCGCCGGAGGTGCGGGACTCGCTCGACCTGTGCCTGAGCTGCAAGGCGTGCTCGTCGGACTGCCCCGCCGGGGTGGACATGGCGCAGTACAAGTCGGAGGTGCTGCACCGCACGTACCGCGGGAAGCTGCGCCCGATGGACCACTACGCGCTCGGCTGGCTGCCCCGGTGGGCGCGGCTGGCCGGCCTGGCGCCGCGCACGCTGAACCGGGTGCTGTCGGTGGACTGGGTGCGCCGGGCGGTGCTGTGGGCGGGCGGCATGGACACGCGCCGCCAGATGCCGCAGTTCGCGGAGATGCCGTTCCGTCGCTGGTGGGGCCTGGGTTACGCGACGCAGGGCGTGCCGGGGATGGCGCACCGGCAGGAGCCGGGGACGCCGCCGGGCACGGGACGGCCGAAGGTCGTGCTGTGGACCGACTCGTTCAGCGACTCCCTCGCGCCGTCGGTGCCGAAGGCGGCGCTCAAGGTGCTCGACGCCGCGGGCTACGACGTGATCGTCCCGGACCGGCAGGCCTGCTGCGGCCTGACGTGGATCTCCACCGGGCAGCTCGACGGCGCACGCCGCCGGCTGGGCGACCTGCTGTCGGTGCTGGGCCCGTACGCGGTGAACGGCATCCCGATCCTCGGGCTGGAGCCGTCGTGCACGGCGGTGCTGCGCTCGGACCTGCAGGACCTGTTCCCCGACGACCCGCGCGCGGCCGCGGTGGGCCGCGCGACGCGCACCCTGGCGGAGCTCCTGACGGATCCGGCGACGGCTCCGGCGAAGGGTTCGGGCTGGACGGTGCCGGACCTCAGCGACGTGACCGCGGTGGTGCAGCCGCACTGCCACCAGCACTCGGTGATGGGCTTCCAGGCGGACCGTGCGCTGCTCGCGGGTGCGGGCGCGACGGTGACCGAGCTGGCGGGCTGCTGCGGTCTCGCGGGGAACTTCGGCATGCAGAAGGGCCACTACGAGACGTCGGTGGCGGTGGCGGAGAACGCGCTGCTGCCGGCGCTGCGGGCGCGGGGCGAGGACGAGGCGTACATCGCGGACGGGTTCTCGTGCCGTACGCAGGCGCTCCAGCTGGAGGGCGTCGAGGGCAAGGCGCTGGTGGAGGTCCTGGCCGAGCGGCTCTGA
- a CDS encoding TetR/AcrR family transcriptional regulator codes for MTSHTRQDPAERHRQLLAVACAQAEAHGLDTLTPALVAEAAGASKALVFHYFGSTAKLRRAVALDAVAHLDAALEPDDLPLAERPARAMTGFVDSVTAHRHVWEGIWRGTLADDPATADALQAVRRRLLARLVATADTLGFTPNDRLRLLADGWIALVENLTAAWLAGSDIGRDELERLLLSSLVVLVPELPEPARSAVVELTRRTATRP; via the coding sequence ATGACCTCGCACACGCGGCAGGACCCCGCCGAACGGCACCGGCAGCTCCTCGCCGTCGCGTGCGCGCAGGCCGAGGCCCACGGCCTCGACACCCTCACCCCCGCCCTCGTCGCCGAGGCCGCCGGGGCGTCCAAGGCCCTCGTCTTCCACTACTTCGGGTCCACCGCCAAGCTGCGGCGCGCCGTCGCCCTCGACGCCGTGGCCCACCTCGACGCCGCGCTCGAACCCGACGACCTCCCGCTCGCCGAACGCCCCGCCCGCGCCATGACCGGCTTCGTCGACTCCGTCACCGCCCACCGGCACGTCTGGGAGGGCATCTGGCGCGGCACCCTCGCCGACGACCCTGCCACCGCCGACGCCCTCCAGGCCGTCCGACGCCGCCTGCTCGCCCGGCTCGTCGCCACCGCCGACACCCTCGGCTTCACCCCGAACGACCGCCTCCGGCTCCTCGCCGACGGCTGGATCGCCCTCGTCGAGAACCTCACCGCCGCCTGGCTCGCCGGCAGCGACATCGGCCGCGACGAGCTCGAACGCCTGCTGCTGTCCAGTCTCGTCGTGCTCGTCCCCGAGCTGCCCGAACCCGCCCGCAGCGCCGTCGTCGAGCTCACCCGCCGGACCGCCACGCGGCCCTGA
- a CDS encoding NAD-dependent epimerase/dehydratase family protein — MRVVVVGATGNVGTSILRALVDEPAVTSIVGVARRVPRADGTSTVTPPFDAPEWVRADLADPDTRDARLDEALAGADAVIHLVWAIQPARKPDVLHDLNVGGARAVTDAVVRNRVPHLIFMSASGVYSPGPADGHAIDESWPTDGVPGSPYARDKAEVEAHLDDVEQREPWLTVTRMRPAIMLQREAGAEIGRYFLGPVGRIGLKVAAGPLGHAVGGLLRGWNGEPEPAEQPRFPLVPFPEGVRLQVLHPDDTARAVRTAVVGRHGGAFNLAPDGALTGQDLADLLADGRRVPVPLSLARTGLKVASAVRLVPIDPGWLEMAAADVVMDSTRARTVLRWSPTRPQTDVLNEVLDGVLDGTTGDTPPLSTKGR; from the coding sequence ATGCGCGTCGTCGTCGTGGGAGCCACCGGGAACGTCGGGACCTCGATCCTGAGAGCGCTCGTCGACGAACCCGCCGTCACGTCGATCGTCGGCGTCGCCCGCCGCGTGCCGCGCGCCGACGGCACCAGCACCGTCACCCCGCCGTTCGACGCCCCCGAGTGGGTGCGCGCCGACCTCGCCGACCCCGACACCCGCGACGCCCGCCTCGACGAGGCCCTCGCCGGCGCCGACGCCGTCATCCACCTCGTGTGGGCCATCCAGCCCGCCCGCAAGCCCGACGTGCTGCACGACCTCAACGTCGGCGGCGCCCGCGCCGTCACCGACGCCGTCGTCCGCAACCGCGTCCCGCACCTGATCTTCATGTCCGCGTCCGGCGTCTACTCCCCCGGCCCCGCCGACGGGCACGCCATCGACGAGTCGTGGCCCACCGACGGCGTCCCCGGCTCCCCCTACGCCCGCGACAAGGCCGAGGTCGAGGCCCACCTCGACGACGTCGAGCAGCGGGAGCCCTGGCTCACCGTCACCCGGATGCGCCCCGCCATCATGCTGCAGCGTGAGGCCGGCGCCGAGATCGGCCGGTACTTCCTCGGCCCCGTCGGCCGCATCGGTCTGAAGGTCGCCGCCGGACCCCTCGGCCACGCCGTCGGGGGCCTCCTGCGCGGCTGGAACGGCGAGCCCGAACCCGCCGAGCAGCCCCGCTTCCCCCTCGTGCCGTTCCCCGAGGGCGTCCGCCTCCAGGTGCTGCACCCCGACGACACCGCCCGCGCCGTGCGCACCGCCGTCGTCGGCCGCCACGGCGGCGCGTTCAACCTCGCACCCGACGGTGCCCTCACCGGCCAGGACCTCGCCGACCTGCTCGCCGACGGCCGGCGCGTCCCGGTCCCGCTGTCGCTCGCCCGCACGGGCCTCAAGGTCGCGTCCGCGGTCCGCCTCGTGCCCATCGACCCCGGCTGGCTGGAGATGGCCGCCGCCGACGTCGTCATGGACTCCACCCGCGCCCGCACCGTCCTGCGCTGGTCCCCGACCCGCCCCCAGACCGACGTGCTGAACGAGGTCCTCGACGGCGTCCTCGACGGCACCACCGGCGACACCCCGCCGCTGTCCACGAAGGGCAGGTAG